From the Syntrophorhabdaceae bacterium genome, the window TCCATATTTCTCCAGCGAATAACCCCTGATGAGAGATCGATCTCAACCTCTTCTCCTTCATCTATATTATCTATAACATCTGCCTCAAGCAGTGCCAGTCCTTTGTTGAAGGCGTTCCTGTAGAATATCCTTGCAAAGCTCTTCGCTATCACAAGGGGGATACCGAGGGCCGATATGGCAATGGGGGCATGCTCACGCGAAGAACCGCACCCGAAGTTTGATCCGGCTACGATAATGTCATCCTTTTTTACCTTCTCGTGAAATGACGGCGCAATCGGTTCCATACAATGCTCGCCGAGAGACTTTGGGTCCGTCATCGCAAGGTATTTTGCAGGGATGATGATGTCCGTGTCTATGTTGTCGCCGAATTTCCATATCTTTCCTTTGATTCGCATATGTGCTCCTTTCTTAATTTTCCGGTTTATAGTTTAT encodes:
- a CDS encoding 3-isopropylmalate dehydratase small subunit; translated protein: MRIKGKIWKFGDNIDTDIIIPAKYLAMTDPKSLGEHCMEPIAPSFHEKVKKDDIIVAGSNFGCGSSREHAPIAISALGIPLVIAKSFARIFYRNAFNKGLALLEADVIDNIDEGEEVEIDLSSGVIRWRNMEVTAKPIPSFMVELINEGGLINYLKKQLEE